In the genome of Nitrospira japonica, one region contains:
- a CDS encoding glycosyltransferase family protein: MTEIWWEQVREQCPHLQKVDLLVGLLTFNQAANVEAVTRVVLTGLQKSFPNSSLLLVNVDVGSQDGTPEIIKRTVGSLVPLAMLQQPADDGRMNPFAVNRMSYSGMPGREAAFRCLFAMTERLQATACVVIDANVRSVAPEWIPLLGQVVLEKSADYVAPMFRRPRYEGSLTNSLIAPLTRALYGQRVACQTGGGYGFSRRMASLYLQERVWEGDGARFAIDSWLTTVAVAEGCQIWQAFLGAKIEDVKATGADVAGVLAQAVGATFHCMERYEDRWESLSGSTVVPEVGQPMQGGTESHTIKVERMVNGFRQGLRDLLPIWEIILAPDTLAGILPLGLSQEDDFEFPLPLWVQTVYDFAIAYHEKLIHREHLLRSLTPLYLGRTASLVLETKDAGHAEVERTIEQGCQIFESMKAYLVERWRFQ, translated from the coding sequence ATGACGGAAATCTGGTGGGAGCAAGTCCGTGAGCAATGTCCTCACCTGCAGAAGGTGGATCTGCTGGTCGGACTTCTTACGTTTAACCAGGCGGCCAATGTGGAAGCGGTCACCAGAGTGGTGCTTACGGGCTTGCAGAAGTCATTTCCAAATAGCTCACTCCTACTTGTGAATGTCGATGTCGGATCGCAGGATGGAACTCCGGAGATTATTAAACGAACCGTCGGAAGTCTTGTGCCTCTCGCCATGCTCCAACAGCCTGCAGACGACGGGCGCATGAATCCCTTTGCCGTCAATCGAATGTCTTACTCCGGCATGCCAGGTCGTGAGGCGGCGTTCCGCTGTTTGTTCGCGATGACGGAACGACTGCAGGCGACGGCGTGCGTGGTTATCGATGCGAATGTCCGATCAGTGGCCCCGGAATGGATCCCCTTGCTCGGCCAGGTGGTCTTAGAAAAAAGTGCAGACTACGTAGCGCCGATGTTCCGGCGCCCACGATATGAGGGGAGCCTCACCAATAGTCTTATTGCTCCGTTGACTCGGGCGCTCTATGGACAACGTGTTGCCTGCCAGACCGGTGGAGGTTATGGCTTTTCGCGAAGAATGGCGAGCCTCTATCTGCAAGAACGCGTCTGGGAAGGCGATGGAGCTCGTTTTGCGATAGACAGTTGGTTGACGACCGTCGCCGTGGCTGAAGGCTGTCAGATATGGCAAGCGTTTCTGGGGGCCAAGATCGAGGATGTGAAAGCAACCGGAGCGGATGTCGCGGGAGTGCTCGCGCAAGCAGTAGGGGCCACGTTCCACTGTATGGAACGCTACGAAGACCGTTGGGAAAGCCTCTCTGGTTCGACTGTCGTGCCGGAGGTGGGCCAGCCAATGCAAGGCGGCACTGAGTCGCATACCATTAAGGTCGAGCGGATGGTGAACGGGTTTCGACAGGGCTTGAGAGATCTGCTTCCAATCTGGGAAATCATTCTCGCACCCGACACTTTAGCCGGGATCCTTCCGCTGGGGTTGAGTCAGGAAGATGATTTCGAGTTTCCGCTGCCGCTTTGGGTTCAGACCGTGTACGACTTCGCCATCGCGTATCACGAGAAACTTATCCATCGGGAGCATCTGCTCAGGTCGTTGACACCACTGTATCTTGGGCGCACCGCATCACTGGTACTGGAAACCAAGGACGCCGGCCATGCCGAGGTGGAACGAACGATCGAACAGGGATGCCAGATCTTTGAGAGCATGAAAGCCTATCTGGTCGAGCGATGGAGGTTCCAATGA
- a CDS encoding mechanosensitive ion channel family protein has translation MNEMWQEAMIEAYREMMRRTALFFPKLMALVTFLMLGVAIGWLVKLLLMRILKAVRFDAMCERMGLTPTLGKAGMKQPVSRLLGRASFWVVFLFFAFMGVDALDLPATANLMSAILGFLPHIVAAILVALVGILLGNFSSEAVLIAAVNAQIQGARLIANLVRWGVVIFTTAMVLTQLGIAKEIVIAAFSIIFGGIVLAMALALGLGGRHIAKEALERRLRREKTGDEFTHI, from the coding sequence ATGAACGAAATGTGGCAGGAAGCAATGATCGAGGCATATCGGGAGATGATGAGACGGACCGCCCTGTTTTTTCCCAAATTGATGGCGCTGGTGACATTTCTGATGCTTGGTGTGGCCATAGGGTGGCTCGTAAAGCTTCTGTTGATGCGCATACTGAAGGCTGTTCGATTCGATGCGATGTGTGAGCGAATGGGGTTGACACCCACCTTGGGAAAGGCCGGTATGAAACAACCGGTTTCTCGCTTACTCGGGCGGGCCTCGTTTTGGGTCGTATTCCTGTTTTTTGCGTTTATGGGCGTTGATGCCCTAGACCTTCCGGCCACCGCCAATCTTATGAGCGCGATACTAGGATTCTTGCCTCACATCGTTGCCGCGATCCTGGTCGCACTCGTGGGAATTCTCCTGGGGAATTTCAGTAGCGAAGCGGTATTGATCGCGGCAGTCAATGCGCAAATTCAAGGGGCTCGTCTGATCGCGAACCTGGTCCGATGGGGAGTGGTGATCTTTACCACCGCAATGGTCCTGACACAACTTGGCATCGCAAAAGAGATTGTCATAGCTGCCTTCTCCATCATATTTGGCGGCATCGTCTTGGCGATGGCCCTCGCGCTAGGGTTGGGAGGACGACACATAGCCAAGGAGGCATTGGAGCGGCGGCTGCGGCGGGAGAAGACGGGCGACGAGTTCACACACATTTAA
- a CDS encoding alpha-1,4-glucan--maltose-1-phosphate maltosyltransferase, translating to MAHGQGRQRVVIEGVRPEIDGGRFPIKRTIGEDVIVEGDAFADGHDVITILLRYRQEAIQKWTEVPMAFLGNDRWRSSFQAVELGRWRYTITAWVDRFATWRRDLVKKIESGQDIQLELLIGATLIEEAAERGNARDRQLLIKTGKDLRSKAIPDQERIQMAVSADIETMMAKYPDREHASTYERELTVVVDREKARFSAWYEMFPRSWSLTAGRHGTFKDCEASLPYIASMGFDVLYIPPIHPIGETHRKGKNNALSSSPEDPGSPWAIGAQEGGHKAIHPELGTVQDFRSLIEQAQRWGIEVAIDIAFQCSPDHPYVTEHRDWFRIRPDGTVQYAENPPKIYQDIFPLNFETDQWRELWEELKSVIVYWIGEGVRIFRVDNPHTKPFAFWEWLIRDVKQTHPEVIFLAEAFTRPKVMARLAKLGFSQSYNYFPWRNTKSELVQYFTELTRSELRECLRPNLWPNTPDILTEHLQHGGRPTFMARLVLAATLGANYGIYGPAFELGEHVPREPGSEEYMNSEKYEIKQWNLENQGSLREFIGIVNSIRRENPALQNDWSLRFHQTSNDQLICYSKRTKDNANVILIVVNLSPHHVHSGLLELDLESLAVDPKAPFQVQDLLAHTYFLWEGPRNYVEIDPQSVPAHIFRIRRRTHTERDFDYYL from the coding sequence ATGGCACATGGTCAGGGCAGACAACGGGTGGTTATCGAAGGCGTGCGGCCCGAAATTGACGGAGGAAGATTTCCGATCAAGCGGACCATAGGGGAGGACGTCATTGTTGAAGGGGATGCGTTCGCCGACGGCCATGACGTCATCACCATTCTGCTCCGCTATCGTCAGGAAGCGATTCAGAAATGGACCGAAGTGCCGATGGCATTTCTCGGAAACGACCGGTGGCGCTCCTCGTTTCAAGCAGTCGAATTGGGGCGATGGCGATACACCATCACGGCTTGGGTTGATCGCTTTGCGACTTGGCGCCGAGATTTAGTCAAGAAGATCGAGTCAGGGCAAGACATACAGCTGGAGTTGCTGATTGGTGCGACGCTCATCGAAGAAGCAGCGGAACGAGGGAACGCAAGAGATCGCCAATTGCTTATCAAGACAGGCAAAGATCTTCGCTCGAAGGCCATTCCCGATCAGGAGCGCATTCAGATGGCAGTAAGTGCGGACATCGAGACTATGATGGCCAAGTATCCTGATCGGGAACATGCCTCTACGTACGAGCGGGAATTGACTGTCGTCGTCGACCGTGAGAAAGCCCGTTTTAGTGCCTGGTATGAGATGTTCCCCCGTTCATGGAGTCTCACAGCCGGACGGCACGGCACCTTCAAAGACTGTGAAGCAAGCTTGCCATATATTGCGTCGATGGGATTTGACGTGCTCTATATTCCCCCTATTCATCCCATCGGAGAAACCCACCGAAAAGGTAAGAACAACGCGTTGAGCAGCAGTCCAGAGGACCCCGGCAGTCCATGGGCGATAGGCGCACAGGAAGGCGGGCACAAGGCAATTCATCCGGAATTGGGAACCGTACAGGACTTCCGGAGTCTCATCGAGCAGGCTCAACGGTGGGGCATTGAGGTTGCCATAGACATCGCCTTTCAATGCTCGCCTGACCATCCCTATGTCACAGAACATCGTGACTGGTTCCGGATCAGGCCGGACGGCACGGTGCAATATGCGGAAAACCCTCCCAAAATATATCAGGATATCTTCCCTCTGAACTTTGAGACCGATCAATGGCGAGAACTCTGGGAAGAATTGAAGAGCGTTATCGTCTATTGGATCGGAGAAGGGGTTCGGATCTTTCGAGTCGATAATCCGCATACGAAGCCGTTTGCCTTTTGGGAATGGCTCATCAGAGACGTGAAGCAAACCCATCCGGAAGTCATCTTTCTTGCTGAGGCCTTCACGAGGCCAAAGGTCATGGCGCGGCTGGCCAAACTTGGATTTAGCCAGTCGTACAACTACTTTCCATGGCGAAACACCAAATCCGAACTGGTGCAATATTTCACGGAGCTGACACGAAGCGAGTTGCGGGAATGTCTTCGGCCCAACCTTTGGCCCAACACGCCGGATATTCTGACCGAGCATCTGCAGCACGGGGGACGGCCAACCTTCATGGCTCGGCTGGTCCTGGCAGCGACGCTGGGGGCAAATTACGGGATCTATGGTCCCGCGTTTGAGCTCGGGGAGCATGTTCCGCGTGAACCGGGAAGCGAAGAATATATGAACTCCGAAAAATATGAGATCAAGCAGTGGAACCTGGAGAATCAGGGCAGCCTTCGTGAGTTTATCGGGATCGTGAACAGCATTAGACGAGAGAACCCGGCGTTGCAAAATGATTGGAGCCTACGTTTCCACCAGACGTCAAATGATCAATTGATCTGCTACAGCAAACGAACCAAGGATAATGCGAATGTCATTCTTATCGTCGTCAATCTCAGTCCTCATCACGTGCACTCGGGATTGCTGGAGCTGGACCTAGAGAGTTTGGCAGTCGATCCTAAAGCGCCGTTCCAGGTACAAGACCTTCTGGCACACACCTATTTTCTTTGGGAGGGACCGCGGAACTATGTGGAGATAGATCCTCAGTCGGTTCCAGCCCATATTTTTCGCATCCGAAGACGAACACATACGGAACGGGATTTTGACTATTACCTCTAA
- a CDS encoding putative maltokinase, with translation MLRVKEDWQGLFEGEGGIAELSQALPTILQTRRWFGGKALRIAKVEIADSIVILSHPAVRMLILRVIYESADMESYTLPLGAAFGEEADRIRRDSPHAVLAPIMVRKCEHDVPGILYDALWNPDVALSLLDAIGQSSRFPGTAGSIAATSTNTFTELVPSRMELEPVLMKTEQSNTSIAYSGRVILKLYRRIAEGVNPDLEIGRALTYRQFPYVPCIAGYLEYHDRFRRSAPLAVLQKFVANEGDAWKRGLEEFERFIDRLETAHLWKSQPPAFPSHPFDLAQAPYSPPPGHLIGPFLESVRRLGNRTAQLHVALSQIVDDPDFAPEPLTRDSRRRRYQTMVENLTDTLSLVKERMQLLPENGQALAEILIALQSDLDQMFSAFENIETAISLIRCQGDYHLGQVLCVKDDFMIIDFEGEPAQSLAERRMKQPAFVDVAGMTRSFQYVPFVVLKGKGAQWSPWAAFWSGWTSAAFLQGYLELASGSSFCPRNSESARVLFDAYLIKKALYELRYELNNRPDWVEIPLHGLVNIIRPADQRQQPS, from the coding sequence ATGCTGAGGGTCAAGGAAGATTGGCAGGGTCTGTTTGAAGGAGAGGGGGGCATAGCCGAGCTCAGTCAGGCTCTGCCAACAATACTACAGACACGTCGATGGTTTGGAGGAAAAGCCCTTCGCATTGCGAAGGTCGAGATCGCCGATTCCATCGTCATTCTGTCCCACCCGGCGGTCAGAATGCTGATTCTCCGTGTCATTTACGAATCTGCCGATATGGAAAGCTATACCCTTCCCCTAGGGGCGGCATTTGGGGAAGAAGCCGATCGTATCAGACGGGATTCTCCTCATGCCGTCCTCGCGCCGATTATGGTTCGAAAATGCGAACATGATGTTCCCGGCATATTGTACGATGCGCTCTGGAACCCGGATGTCGCGCTCTCGCTTCTTGACGCGATCGGTCAGAGCTCCCGCTTTCCCGGAACCGCCGGGTCAATCGCTGCTACCTCCACAAATACCTTCACTGAGCTCGTCCCATCGCGGATGGAACTGGAACCAGTCCTGATGAAGACAGAGCAGAGCAATACATCGATCGCATACAGCGGGCGTGTCATCTTGAAGCTCTATCGCCGAATAGCAGAGGGAGTGAACCCGGATCTCGAAATTGGCCGCGCTTTGACGTACAGACAGTTTCCCTATGTACCATGCATCGCCGGATACCTTGAATATCACGACAGGTTTCGCCGGAGCGCGCCGCTGGCAGTATTGCAGAAATTCGTCGCGAACGAAGGGGATGCTTGGAAAAGAGGTCTTGAAGAGTTTGAGCGATTTATTGACCGTCTCGAAACAGCACATCTGTGGAAGAGCCAGCCTCCTGCTTTTCCATCTCACCCGTTCGATCTGGCGCAAGCTCCCTATTCACCCCCACCTGGTCATCTTATCGGACCATTTTTAGAGTCTGTCAGACGACTGGGGAACCGAACCGCGCAACTGCATGTGGCGCTCAGCCAGATAGTGGATGATCCGGATTTTGCGCCGGAACCGCTGACACGTGACTCCCGACGAAGGCGATATCAAACTATGGTGGAGAATCTGACCGACACGCTGTCGCTGGTCAAAGAGCGTATGCAGTTACTGCCGGAGAATGGACAAGCCCTGGCTGAAATCTTGATCGCGCTGCAATCCGATCTCGATCAGATGTTCAGCGCGTTTGAGAATATTGAAACAGCGATTTCCCTGATTCGTTGCCAAGGAGATTATCATCTGGGACAAGTCCTCTGTGTAAAAGACGATTTTATGATTATTGATTTCGAGGGAGAACCGGCTCAGTCATTGGCCGAACGTCGAATGAAACAGCCTGCTTTCGTGGATGTTGCCGGAATGACTCGATCATTCCAGTACGTGCCCTTCGTCGTCTTGAAGGGTAAAGGCGCGCAATGGAGTCCGTGGGCGGCATTTTGGTCAGGATGGACCAGTGCTGCATTTCTGCAAGGCTATCTGGAGCTTGCAAGTGGCAGTTCATTCTGCCCCCGGAATAGCGAAAGCGCCCGAGTCCTGTTTGATGCGTATCTGATAAAAAAGGCGCTGTACGAATTGCGCTATGAACTCAATAACAGACCGGATTGGGTCGAAATTCCCCTTCATGGTCTCGTAAACATTATCCGTCCGGCTGACCAGCGGCAACAGCCATCATAG
- the glgB gene encoding 1,4-alpha-glucan branching protein GlgB has product MTKMPGNPKTDNHVTLLSMDDVYLFNEGTHFHLYDKLGAHLIQHGGTAGVHFALWAPNAQEVSVIGTFNDWKKGRHVLTPVRESGVWEGFVPDIGKGMLYKFHIVSRTGGYEVDKTDPFAIFNETPPKTASIVWDLDYEWRDSQWMANRRKHNALNAPISIYEMHLGSWKRVPEDGNRSLTYRELATTLPEYVKSMGFTHVQFLPIMDHPFFGSWGYQVTGYFAPTGNYGTPQEFMYLIDELHRYGIGVILDWVPSHFPTDGHGLSFFDGTHLYEHEDPRQGFHPDWNTCIFNYGRNEVRSFLISSALFWLEKYHVDGLRVDAVASMLYLDYSRKEGQWIANRYGGRENLDAIEFLRRLNEEIYRAYPDVQTVAEESTAWPMVSRPTYVGGLGFGLKWDMGWMHDTLEYFKQDTLFRKYHHNKLTFRTMYAFFENFVLPLSHDEVVYGKASLLGRMPGNEWQQFANLRLLFGYMFGQPAKKLLFMGGEFGQRREWGHDTALDWELTQYDQHRNIQRWVADLNHLYQRESALHARDLNSGGFEWIDCNDAESSVISFIRKDGSSDDLILIVCNFTPIPRRNYRLGVPCGGSWRELLNSDATQYGGSGWGNFGGVTAVPIPLHGRTHSVTLALPPLSSLFFKHDSR; this is encoded by the coding sequence ATGACAAAGATGCCAGGTAACCCGAAGACTGACAATCATGTGACGTTGCTCAGCATGGATGATGTGTACCTCTTCAATGAAGGGACGCACTTTCATCTCTACGATAAATTGGGGGCACATCTTATCCAGCATGGCGGAACTGCTGGAGTGCATTTCGCGCTATGGGCGCCAAACGCTCAAGAAGTGTCAGTCATAGGTACATTCAATGACTGGAAAAAAGGCAGGCACGTCCTGACTCCTGTGCGAGAATCTGGCGTGTGGGAAGGGTTTGTTCCGGATATTGGCAAGGGCATGCTCTATAAATTTCACATTGTGTCACGGACCGGCGGGTACGAGGTGGACAAAACAGACCCCTTCGCGATTTTCAACGAAACTCCTCCTAAGACGGCATCGATCGTATGGGATTTGGACTATGAGTGGCGCGACAGTCAGTGGATGGCCAACCGCCGGAAACACAATGCATTGAATGCTCCAATTTCCATCTATGAGATGCATCTGGGGTCGTGGAAACGAGTGCCGGAGGATGGAAACCGCTCTCTGACGTACCGCGAGTTGGCGACGACATTGCCGGAATACGTGAAGAGCATGGGCTTCACGCATGTGCAATTTCTGCCGATCATGGATCATCCTTTCTTTGGCTCGTGGGGATATCAAGTCACTGGTTACTTTGCGCCGACCGGGAATTACGGGACTCCACAGGAGTTCATGTATTTAATCGATGAACTCCATCGATATGGTATCGGAGTCATCCTCGATTGGGTGCCGTCTCATTTTCCCACGGACGGTCATGGGTTGAGTTTTTTCGACGGTACTCACCTTTACGAGCATGAGGACCCCCGCCAGGGATTCCATCCTGACTGGAACACCTGCATCTTCAATTACGGGCGCAACGAAGTGCGAAGTTTTCTTATCAGCAGTGCGCTGTTCTGGCTGGAAAAGTATCATGTCGACGGACTGCGTGTGGATGCGGTCGCGTCGATGCTCTATTTGGACTATTCACGAAAAGAGGGCCAGTGGATCGCGAATCGATATGGAGGCCGTGAAAATCTGGACGCCATCGAGTTTTTGCGCAGACTGAATGAGGAGATCTATCGGGCCTATCCCGACGTTCAGACTGTCGCTGAGGAATCAACCGCCTGGCCCATGGTGTCCAGGCCAACCTATGTCGGGGGATTGGGGTTTGGCCTCAAATGGGACATGGGTTGGATGCATGACACACTGGAGTACTTCAAGCAGGATACGCTTTTCAGAAAATACCATCACAACAAGCTTACCTTTCGCACGATGTATGCATTCTTCGAAAACTTTGTGTTGCCGCTGTCTCATGACGAAGTGGTCTACGGAAAAGCATCTCTGCTCGGAAGAATGCCCGGGAATGAATGGCAGCAATTCGCCAATCTCAGACTTCTCTTTGGATACATGTTTGGCCAGCCTGCGAAAAAGCTCTTGTTCATGGGTGGCGAATTTGGCCAACGCAGAGAATGGGGCCATGATACAGCGCTTGACTGGGAATTAACTCAATACGATCAGCATCGCAATATTCAACGCTGGGTTGCCGATTTGAACCATCTCTATCAGCGCGAGTCCGCACTTCATGCGCGTGATCTGAATTCGGGCGGGTTTGAATGGATCGATTGCAACGACGCCGAGTCCAGTGTGATCAGCTTCATTCGAAAAGATGGATCTTCTGACGACCTGATCCTCATTGTGTGCAACTTCACCCCAATCCCACGGAGGAATTATCGCCTTGGAGTTCCTTGCGGAGGCTCTTGGAGGGAACTCCTGAACAGCGATGCCACACAGTATGGAGGGAGCGGTTGGGGTAACTTTGGGGGCGTGACGGCGGTTCCCATTCCTTTGCATGGCCGGACTCATTCCGTCACATTGGCATTACCCCCATTATCCAGCCTATTTTTTAAACACGATTCCCGCTGA
- a CDS encoding AAA family ATPase produces MIQKWRLHNFKSVYDPTELSFLPLTVFAGANSSGKSTFIQSMLLVTQTIDNQVFSKPIVLNGHITRLGTFEDLASSNSGKKDISIGFTLEFTEQRVTGRGEIVKGRRILRRPELSGATVDCDFAFSAEAKDESKEILQLQPLLTYCRMSARIADAPEANSVVLRRLNKPIEDRIKELGLNSKSVPPNELIALAYEVVEPKSFKSRRFGFRLPIRSKAVGAHLSHFLPTSLSMAYDSVEEYAKQIVNNFSSEEPATFDEDDAPYLSIPFLEKLRDILNSGAQLKVPDLTEVRSRRLEASLQELHQELTPSNLLKSISYFGQRRFRALVEPHEEELIQLSKGNSSANRTLTSFPLGEELSGIHHQIRMLFSEAFKYLGPLRDEPKAVYPMEGVTDPSDVGLKGQHTAAVLDLYKNSPIRYIPSSCFKKPGTAMEPKIAALKDAIQDWLSYLTVVTQFRTRDRGIFGHELQVATGGAQDLHNLSHVGVGVSQVLPILVMSLLADSGSVLVFEQPEIHLNPKVQSLLADFMLSMALLQKQCIVETHSEYLINRLRYRAAVDTDDKLSNLMRVYFVENEEGRSKYRELRINRYGAIDDWPHGFFDESPREAEQILRAAMAKRLGIDRKNA; encoded by the coding sequence ATGATCCAAAAATGGCGTCTGCACAATTTCAAATCAGTGTATGACCCAACAGAACTTAGCTTTCTTCCTTTGACGGTATTCGCCGGGGCAAATAGCTCTGGCAAGAGTACATTTATTCAGTCAATGCTTCTCGTCACACAGACAATCGACAATCAAGTATTCTCCAAACCGATCGTGCTGAATGGTCACATTACTAGGTTGGGGACCTTTGAGGATCTTGCATCAAGCAATAGTGGGAAGAAAGATATATCCATCGGGTTCACCTTAGAGTTTACTGAGCAACGGGTAACGGGGAGGGGAGAGATCGTCAAGGGTAGACGAATTCTTCGCCGGCCAGAACTGTCAGGCGCAACCGTTGACTGTGACTTTGCTTTCTCCGCTGAAGCAAAGGATGAGTCAAAGGAGATACTTCAACTGCAACCACTCTTGACATACTGCAGGATGTCCGCTCGAATAGCCGATGCTCCTGAAGCAAATAGCGTTGTACTTAGAAGACTTAACAAGCCAATTGAAGACCGCATAAAGGAACTCGGTCTGAACTCTAAGTCTGTACCTCCTAATGAACTCATAGCTTTGGCATACGAGGTTGTTGAGCCCAAGTCCTTTAAATCTCGCCGATTTGGGTTCAGACTTCCAATAAGGAGCAAGGCTGTTGGAGCACATCTTTCACATTTTTTACCAACATCCCTATCCATGGCTTACGACAGCGTCGAAGAGTATGCGAAGCAAATCGTCAATAACTTTTCATCAGAAGAACCAGCGACCTTCGACGAAGATGATGCTCCATATCTCTCAATCCCATTTCTCGAGAAGTTGAGAGACATTCTAAATAGCGGAGCACAGCTCAAAGTTCCTGATTTGACCGAAGTCCGATCAAGGCGATTAGAGGCTTCACTACAGGAGCTTCATCAGGAACTCACACCTAGCAATCTCCTCAAATCTATTTCCTACTTTGGACAGAGACGATTTAGAGCCTTGGTCGAACCACACGAAGAGGAATTGATACAGCTTTCGAAAGGCAATTCATCCGCGAATAGAACTCTCACTTCCTTCCCACTTGGCGAGGAACTTTCAGGAATACACCATCAGATCAGAATGCTCTTTTCAGAGGCATTCAAGTATTTGGGACCTCTTAGAGATGAGCCCAAAGCAGTGTATCCCATGGAAGGTGTTACCGACCCAAGTGATGTAGGATTGAAAGGACAACACACGGCGGCAGTACTTGATCTTTACAAGAACTCGCCTATTCGCTACATCCCATCCTCTTGCTTCAAAAAACCCGGGACAGCAATGGAACCAAAGATTGCTGCTCTCAAAGACGCTATCCAGGACTGGTTAAGCTATCTGACCGTCGTAACTCAGTTTCGAACCCGGGATCGAGGGATATTCGGCCATGAACTTCAGGTAGCGACAGGAGGAGCCCAAGATCTTCACAACCTTTCTCATGTGGGTGTAGGTGTTAGTCAAGTCCTCCCCATTCTTGTCATGTCACTCTTGGCAGACAGCGGATCGGTTCTAGTCTTTGAACAACCTGAAATTCACCTCAATCCAAAGGTCCAGTCATTATTAGCGGACTTCATGCTATCTATGGCGTTACTTCAGAAACAGTGCATTGTTGAAACACATAGCGAGTATTTAATTAATAGGCTCAGATACCGCGCCGCCGTGGACACTGATGACAAACTCTCTAACCTCATGCGTGTCTATTTTGTTGAGAACGAGGAGGGACGGTCGAAGTATCGTGAGCTTCGTATCAACAGGTACGGCGCCATTGATGACTGGCCACACGGCTTCTTCGACGAATCACCTCGAGAAGCTGAGCAAATATTACGCGCGGCAATGGCTAAGCGACTCGGGATTGACCGCAAGAATGCCTAG
- a CDS encoding thermonuclease family protein, protein MFLNFLKSLFLACPFLLPTLAISSVTANNSAKVVSIIDGDTIEVLQDRRIVRIRLIGIDCPERGQAYGKKAKQAAATLIYGKDVTLDRYGVDRYGRTLADVMLTDGTNINHKLVKEGWCWWYRKYSPANSELQRLEQEARDAKKGLWIDPSPTPPWIYRKTRHGQRLNQSDLVPLRHNSISHQILAASINSQPSHEPFKRPMCEAFRSACLSRQSNPWTYPLSFGMVA, encoded by the coding sequence ATGTTTTTAAATTTCCTAAAATCCCTATTCCTCGCCTGCCCCTTCCTGCTGCCTACACTTGCTATCTCTTCTGTTACTGCAAACAATTCGGCAAAAGTGGTGAGCATTATTGACGGTGACACAATCGAAGTCCTACAAGATCGCCGTATCGTGCGCATTCGCCTGATCGGGATTGATTGTCCCGAGAGAGGACAAGCCTACGGTAAGAAAGCAAAGCAGGCTGCCGCGACACTCATCTACGGTAAAGATGTGACTCTAGATAGGTATGGTGTCGACAGATACGGACGCACTCTTGCCGACGTAATGTTGACCGATGGGACGAATATCAATCACAAACTAGTTAAGGAAGGGTGGTGCTGGTGGTATCGCAAATATTCCCCGGCAAACTCGGAGTTACAAAGACTGGAACAAGAGGCACGTGATGCCAAAAAAGGCTTATGGATCGATCCAAGCCCGACTCCACCGTGGATATATCGTAAGACAAGACATGGGCAAAGACTGAACCAATCCGACCTGGTTCCGTTAAGACACAATTCAATTTCTCACCAAATCTTAGCTGCTTCAATTAATTCGCAACCCTCGCACGAGCCTTTTAAACGTCCCATGTGCGAAGCATTTCGATCGGCATGCCTTTCCAGGCAATCCAATCCGTGGACCTACCCACTCTCTTTTGGTATGGTAGCGTAG